The Pan troglodytes isolate AG18354 chromosome 1, NHGRI_mPanTro3-v2.0_pri, whole genome shotgun sequence genome includes a region encoding these proteins:
- the LOC107969333 gene encoding small ribosomal subunit protein uS14-like, whose protein sequence is MGHQQLYWSHPRKFGQGSRSCRVCSNRQGLIQKYGLNMCPQCFRQYAKDIGFIKLD, encoded by the coding sequence ATGGGTCACCAGCAGCTGTACTGGAGCCACCCGCGAAAATTCGGCCAGGGTTCTCGCTCTTGTCGCGTCTGTTCAAACCGGCAGGGTCTGATCCAGAAATATGGCCTCAATATGTGCCCCCAGTGTTTCCGTCAGTACGCGAAGGATATCGGTTTCATTAAATTGGACTAA